In Candidatus Anaeroferrophillus wilburensis, one DNA window encodes the following:
- a CDS encoding LapA family protein, with product MRYVKIAFLLVFLTLLLVFIFQNVTALSAAVNLHYDLLVTSLGPLDIPLYALLFLSLFTGAFSVAAVDMLLLFRQRRALKKKEQQIRELESELAKFRNLPLTETAELAPEGASSHLEAQPGS from the coding sequence ATGAGATATGTAAAAATTGCTTTTCTGCTGGTGTTTCTGACTCTGTTGCTGGTTTTTATATTTCAGAACGTCACCGCCCTTTCCGCCGCGGTAAACTTGCACTACGACCTTTTGGTAACCAGTCTCGGCCCTCTGGATATTCCTTTGTATGCCCTGCTTTTTCTCTCCCTTTTCACCGGTGCCTTTTCGGTGGCGGCGGTTGATATGCTCCTGCTCTTCCGTCAGCGACGGGCATTGAAAAAAAAGGAACAGCAGATCAGGGAGCTGGAATCAGAATTGGCAAAATTCCGCAATCTACCGCTGACGGAAACGGCTGAATTGGCCCCGGAGGGAGCATCATCTCATTTGGAAGCCCAGCCGGGGAGCTGA
- a CDS encoding PilZ domain-containing protein, whose protein sequence is MTFNFSVISDKGQLIGPYRAHTVDLSGGGLQFSTACPLLRKGTLMMVDFSGENGTDIPGEYLARVVRTTEKEMGRGQRQPLYLVAATFKFIKESRRSTILAYLNRRSLG, encoded by the coding sequence CTGACCTTTAATTTCAGTGTCATCAGTGACAAAGGCCAGCTGATCGGTCCCTATAGGGCCCACACCGTTGATCTGAGCGGTGGTGGCCTTCAGTTTTCCACCGCCTGCCCGCTTTTGCGCAAAGGGACCCTGATGATGGTTGATTTCAGCGGTGAAAACGGTACCGATATCCCCGGTGAATACTTGGCCCGCGTGGTCAGGACAACCGAAAAGGAGATGGGGAGGGGGCAGCGGCAGCCACTTTACCTGGTTGCTGCAACCTTCAAATTTATCAAGGAATCCAGACGCTCTACCATTCTTGCCTATCTGAACCGCCGTAGCCTGGGTTAA
- a CDS encoding tetratricopeptide repeat protein yields MSFILAAIILLVFLLGLFWFRLKKSRQSSSSQSPSRSATPSASQLAEDHDTLIRSYFRGLSYVLSNETDRAVAEFVKVAQVSSATSEIYLALGQLFRNTGEVDRAIRVHSNLLLRSSLPAEVELQTFFEIGLDYKKAGLIDRARKTFEELHEKAPTYVDALVQLESIYEMGQEWDKAIGTQKKLTDLRGGEENNHIIAHLTTEMAKEAEQQGEVGKAATLYQRAIGIHEACIDAWLHLGDLHLKNGKEREAIKAWEKGFVLNPDLVSLAVSRFSQLSPEPAMQAKEAFFATHLAAYGENIPFVLCYISFLMDHGSIDKAIPWMKKILDKEPGCIRMVEQISKLVSSRENCAEHHEILQAFFASYRPDSKPYQCRNCGYLLNKIVWKCPKCAHWDTIGPY; encoded by the coding sequence ATGAGTTTTATCCTCGCAGCGATCATCCTGCTGGTTTTTCTTCTCGGACTTTTTTGGTTCCGGCTAAAAAAAAGCCGGCAGTCCAGCTCTTCCCAATCTCCATCCCGATCTGCAACTCCCTCTGCCAGCCAGCTGGCTGAAGATCATGACACCCTGATCAGGTCCTATTTCAGAGGATTATCCTATGTCCTTTCCAATGAAACGGACCGTGCGGTTGCTGAATTTGTCAAGGTTGCCCAAGTTAGCTCGGCAACCAGTGAAATTTATCTGGCGTTGGGTCAGCTGTTTCGCAATACTGGTGAGGTAGATCGGGCCATCAGGGTGCATAGCAACCTGCTGTTGCGCTCCTCTTTGCCGGCTGAGGTCGAATTGCAGACTTTTTTTGAGATTGGTCTCGACTATAAAAAAGCCGGGCTCATTGATCGGGCAAGAAAGACGTTTGAAGAGCTGCATGAAAAAGCGCCAACCTATGTGGATGCGCTGGTGCAGCTTGAATCGATTTATGAGATGGGACAAGAATGGGATAAAGCTATTGGCACGCAAAAGAAATTGACCGACTTGCGGGGCGGCGAAGAAAATAATCATATTATTGCTCACCTGACAACTGAGATGGCCAAAGAGGCGGAGCAGCAAGGAGAGGTGGGAAAAGCAGCAACCTTATACCAACGGGCAATCGGCATCCATGAAGCCTGCATTGATGCCTGGCTTCATCTCGGTGATCTGCACTTGAAGAATGGCAAAGAGCGGGAAGCCATCAAAGCATGGGAAAAAGGCTTTGTCTTGAATCCCGATCTGGTTTCTCTTGCTGTCAGTCGTTTCAGCCAATTGTCTCCGGAACCGGCGATGCAGGCCAAAGAGGCTTTTTTTGCTACCCACTTAGCCGCTTACGGGGAAAACATTCCTTTTGTTCTCTGCTATATCAGTTTCCTGATGGATCATGGTAGTATTGATAAGGCAATTCCTTGGATGAAAAAGATCCTGGACAAGGAGCCTGGGTGCATCAGGATGGTTGAACAGATCAGCAAGCTGGTCAGCAGCCGGGAAAACTGTGCCGAGCATCATGAAATACTGCAGGCTTTTTTCGCCAGCTATCGACCTGACAGCAAGCCTTATCAATGTCGCAACTGCGGCTATCTTCTTAATAAAATTGTCTGGAAATGTCCCAAGTGTGCCCATTGGGATACCATTGGGCCCTATTAG
- a CDS encoding dihydroorotate dehydrogenase electron transfer subunit, with product MTLFSSTVLALTQLSSDTFLLTLSSTESFARHFIPGQFVMVGIPESTRYDPLLKRPFSVCRVSPEQMELAIKVVGRGTAILSNLSVGSRVSMHGPLGNGYPLDTIRTTEKLLLAAGGIGIASLMSLVEFCRSHDGSLANVEIIVGAQTASQLTFVDRLVNLAEQGLQISLVTDDGSKGEKGLVTDAIARQLNKNSKRPTIVSCGPLPMLKAVGALAKKFSCPCYLSLESRMACGFGVCLGCVTRRKPPVKGSPWLKVCSNGPVFSADMLDL from the coding sequence ATGACACTTTTCTCCAGCACTGTTCTTGCGCTCACCCAGCTCAGCAGCGATACCTTTCTTCTGACCCTTTCCAGCACAGAAAGCTTTGCCCGGCACTTCATTCCCGGCCAATTTGTCATGGTTGGCATTCCTGAATCAACTCGTTATGATCCGTTGCTGAAGAGGCCCTTCAGTGTCTGCCGGGTATCTCCCGAACAGATGGAACTGGCCATCAAGGTTGTCGGACGGGGCACCGCCATTCTTAGCAACCTGTCTGTTGGCAGCAGGGTCTCCATGCATGGCCCCCTTGGCAACGGCTATCCTCTTGACACCATCAGAACAACCGAAAAACTGTTGCTGGCAGCCGGGGGAATCGGCATTGCATCCCTGATGAGCCTGGTGGAATTCTGTCGCTCACACGATGGTTCTCTGGCCAACGTAGAGATCATAGTGGGAGCCCAGACAGCATCGCAGCTCACCTTTGTTGATCGCCTGGTCAATCTGGCTGAACAGGGCTTGCAGATCTCTTTAGTAACTGATGATGGCAGCAAAGGTGAAAAAGGTCTGGTGACGGATGCTATTGCCAGGCAACTGAATAAAAACAGCAAACGGCCGACCATCGTTTCCTGTGGACCTTTGCCGATGCTCAAGGCCGTCGGGGCGCTGGCCAAAAAATTTTCCTGCCCCTGTTATCTCAGCCTCGAAAGCCGGATGGCCTGTGGTTTTGGGGTATGCCTTGGCTGTGTAACCAGGAGAAAGCCCCCCGTCAAGGGAAGTCCCTGGCTCAAGGTGTGCAGCAATGGACCGGTTTTTTCCGCCGATATGCTGGACCTGTAA
- a CDS encoding dihydroorotate dehydrogenase, giving the protein MVDLSVTLAPGLRLKNPIMTASGTFGYGREYQPYLQLDNLGAMITKGLSLRPKAGNDCPRIVETPCGMLNAIGLENIGADAFLRDELPTLRAARATVVVNIFGETRDDYLRLATMLNREEGIAALEINISCPNVKAGGIQFGTDSRMAAELVGAIREATSLPLITKLSPNVTDIVAIAREVAAAGSDCISLINTITGMAVDLKTKKPSLANVTGGLSGPAIKPVALRMVYQVAKEVEIPVIGIGGIATANDALEFLLVGASAIQVGTYNFINPGIATEIVAGLEAYLTAHGVASISDFIGSLEVPE; this is encoded by the coding sequence ATGGTTGATCTTTCTGTTACCCTTGCCCCTGGTTTACGATTAAAAAATCCGATCATGACCGCCTCCGGAACGTTTGGCTATGGTCGTGAATACCAGCCATATCTGCAGCTGGATAATCTGGGGGCGATGATCACCAAGGGACTGTCTCTCAGACCCAAAGCTGGTAATGACTGCCCCCGGATTGTGGAAACTCCCTGCGGCATGCTTAATGCCATCGGTCTGGAAAATATTGGCGCCGATGCTTTTCTGCGGGATGAGCTGCCGACCCTGCGGGCGGCCCGGGCAACCGTGGTAGTCAATATTTTTGGTGAAACAAGGGATGATTATCTTCGTCTGGCAACGATGTTGAACCGGGAGGAGGGTATTGCAGCGCTCGAGATCAATATCTCCTGCCCCAATGTCAAGGCAGGAGGGATCCAGTTTGGCACCGATTCACGGATGGCCGCTGAACTGGTAGGAGCAATAAGGGAAGCAACATCTCTGCCGCTGATTACCAAGCTATCTCCCAACGTCACAGACATTGTTGCCATTGCCCGGGAAGTGGCCGCCGCTGGCTCCGACTGCATCTCTCTGATCAATACCATCACCGGCATGGCGGTTGACCTGAAAACCAAAAAACCCTCGCTCGCCAATGTGACCGGCGGCCTTTCAGGACCGGCCATCAAGCCGGTTGCCCTGCGGATGGTGTACCAGGTGGCCAAGGAAGTGGAAATTCCGGTTATCGGTATTGGCGGCATAGCCACGGCTAACGATGCGCTGGAGTTTTTGCTGGTTGGTGCTTCAGCTATCCAGGTGGGAACCTATAATTTCATTAATCCCGGCATAGCGACAGAAATTGTTGCAGGCCTGGAGGCATACCTGACTGCGCATGGCGTTGCCAGCATTAGTGATTTTATCGGCTCTCTGGAGGTTCCGGAATAG
- a CDS encoding ferredoxin, whose protein sequence is MIYDAPTTELDAIMTVARLMMAAARTAPKGKGADNLTTMLFTGGDKDRVADQMEQIAREEDIPFFQRDAKNIRFSPVVMVLGSRLAPLGIPHCGYCGYQNCGACKEADGRCNFNIIDLGIALGSAVSVAALHHIDNRIMFSFGKTVLEMGLLPEETRIAYGIPLSISSKSPFFDR, encoded by the coding sequence ATGATCTATGATGCTCCCACCACCGAATTGGACGCGATCATGACAGTGGCCCGTCTGATGATGGCAGCTGCCCGGACGGCACCCAAGGGAAAGGGCGCCGACAATCTGACAACCATGCTTTTTACCGGCGGGGATAAGGATAGGGTGGCTGATCAGATGGAACAGATTGCCCGGGAGGAGGATATCCCCTTCTTCCAGCGTGATGCCAAAAATATCCGTTTCTCTCCCGTGGTTATGGTACTGGGAAGCAGACTTGCCCCGCTGGGGATTCCCCATTGCGGCTATTGCGGCTATCAAAACTGTGGCGCCTGCAAGGAGGCTGATGGCCGCTGCAACTTCAATATTATTGATCTTGGCATTGCCCTTGGCTCAGCGGTATCTGTTGCCGCCTTGCACCATATTGACAACCGGATCATGTTTTCTTTTGGCAAAACAGTCCTGGAGATGGGTCTGCTGCCGGAAGAAACCAGAATCGCCTATGGCATTCCCCTGTCAATCTCCAGTAAAAGCCCGTTTTTTGACCGCTGA
- a CDS encoding citramalate synthase, translating to MAKIKIYDTTLRDGTQAEEISLLAGDKVRIARKLDEFGIHYIEGGWPGSNPKDISFFKKIKNVSLKTSKITAFGSTRKFENQAEHDQNLQAILDSGVRVATIFGKSWDFHVTNALNIGLHDNLAVIEDTLAYLKGKMAEVIYDAEHFFDGYKHNSDYALETLKAAMRGGADCLVLCDTNGGTLPCELTDIIKAVQKELQPTLELGIHVHNDSGVAVANSLAAVSCGITHVQGTINGFGERCGNANLISIIPNLQLKLGHKVLPRQNLQKLSSVSRFVDEIANKRHNNHQPFVGMSAFAHKGGIHVSAVQKDPLTYEHISPDWVGNQRRVLVSDLSGRSNILYKAQEYNLDVGNEEQTRAILKRIKDLEDSGFQFEGAEASFELLVKKTMGTYKPFFDLKGFRVIVEKFPRTKTPVSEATIMLRVNKKIEHTAAIGDGPVDALDKALRKALDAFFPIVKEIKLTDYKVRILSSDRGTKAVTRVLIETQDSSGNKWGTVGVSDNIIEASWQALVDSIEYKLMQEGGEPNHV from the coding sequence ATGGCCAAGATAAAAATTTATGATACCACCTTGCGGGACGGCACTCAGGCGGAAGAGATCTCCCTGCTGGCCGGCGACAAAGTGAGGATTGCTCGGAAACTGGATGAATTTGGCATCCATTATATTGAAGGTGGTTGGCCGGGTTCTAATCCAAAGGATATAAGTTTCTTTAAAAAAATCAAAAATGTTTCTTTGAAAACATCGAAGATTACGGCTTTTGGCAGCACGAGAAAATTCGAAAATCAGGCTGAACATGACCAGAATCTGCAAGCCATCCTTGATTCCGGGGTGAGGGTTGCGACCATCTTCGGTAAATCATGGGATTTTCATGTTACCAATGCACTGAACATCGGCCTGCATGATAACCTGGCCGTTATTGAAGATACCCTGGCTTATCTCAAGGGGAAAATGGCAGAAGTCATCTACGATGCGGAACATTTTTTTGATGGCTACAAACACAACAGCGACTACGCGCTCGAAACCCTCAAAGCGGCGATGCGCGGTGGCGCTGACTGCCTGGTTCTCTGCGACACCAATGGCGGCACCTTGCCATGCGAGCTGACAGACATTATCAAGGCGGTACAAAAGGAGCTGCAACCGACGTTGGAGCTGGGAATCCATGTCCATAACGATTCAGGGGTAGCGGTGGCCAACTCGCTGGCAGCCGTGAGCTGCGGCATTACCCATGTCCAGGGAACCATCAATGGCTTTGGTGAACGTTGTGGCAACGCCAACCTGATCTCCATTATCCCTAATCTGCAGTTAAAATTGGGCCATAAGGTTTTGCCTCGCCAAAATCTGCAGAAACTGTCGTCAGTATCGCGCTTTGTGGATGAAATAGCCAACAAAAGGCATAATAACCATCAGCCGTTTGTCGGTATGAGCGCCTTTGCCCACAAGGGCGGTATTCATGTCAGCGCGGTGCAGAAAGATCCTTTAACCTATGAACACATTTCTCCCGACTGGGTTGGCAATCAGCGTCGTGTGCTGGTTTCCGATCTTTCTGGACGCAGTAACATTCTCTACAAAGCCCAGGAATATAATCTTGATGTGGGCAATGAGGAGCAGACCAGGGCGATTCTCAAACGAATCAAGGATCTGGAAGATAGCGGCTTTCAGTTTGAAGGGGCTGAAGCCTCTTTTGAACTGCTGGTCAAAAAAACCATGGGAACCTATAAACCTTTTTTTGATCTCAAGGGTTTTCGGGTGATCGTCGAAAAATTTCCCCGGACGAAGACGCCGGTTTCTGAAGCTACCATCATGCTGCGGGTCAACAAAAAGATCGAGCATACTGCCGCTATTGGCGATGGCCCAGTGGATGCCCTGGACAAAGCCCTGCGCAAGGCGTTGGATGCATTTTTTCCGATTGTAAAAGAGATTAAACTGACCGATTATAAAGTTAGAATACTGTCTTCCGATCGGGGAACCAAGGCCGTTACCCGGGTACTCATTGAAACCCAGGATTCCTCCGGCAACAAATGGGGAACCGTGGGAGTTTCCGATAACATTATCGAAGCCAGCTGGCAGGCCCTGGTGGACAGCATTGAATACAAGTTGATGCAGGAAGGTGGTGAACCGAACCATGTATAA
- a CDS encoding MogA/MoaB family molybdenum cofactor biosynthesis protein has protein sequence MYNVAILTASDRGFSGEREDLSGLAIHQLLASSGSNFQVVAEAIVPDEIDEIIEVLNSWCADKIPLILTTGGTGFSPRDITPDATLKVIERHAPGFAEAMRYESLKITPHAMISRAVAGICGASLIVNLPGSVKGVQECLGVILPALPHALDKLMGDTSDCGRS, from the coding sequence ATGTATAACGTCGCAATTCTAACAGCCAGCGATCGGGGGTTTTCCGGTGAACGGGAAGATCTCAGCGGGCTTGCCATTCATCAACTGCTGGCTTCGTCAGGCAGCAACTTTCAAGTTGTTGCCGAAGCCATAGTGCCGGATGAAATAGATGAAATTATCGAGGTTCTTAACTCATGGTGTGCTGATAAGATTCCCCTTATCCTGACGACCGGCGGCACTGGATTTTCGCCTCGTGACATAACCCCGGACGCCACCTTGAAAGTTATTGAACGTCATGCTCCGGGCTTTGCCGAAGCAATGCGTTATGAAAGCCTGAAAATTACCCCCCATGCCATGATCTCCAGGGCGGTGGCCGGCATTTGTGGAGCAAGCCTGATTGTCAATCTGCCAGGCAGTGTCAAGGGAGTACAGGAATGTCTGGGTGTCATTCTGCCGGCCCTTCCCCATGCCCTGGACAAACTGATGGGAGACACGTCAGACTGTGGCCGTAGCTGA
- the rimI gene encoding ribosomal protein S18-alanine N-acetyltransferase, which yields MAVAEQEILPFSLLPATGDHLSSIMAIDQQSFPDPWGRRLFLDELTAPHSRLYCALQKQWNGSIAVCGYICFHCCLDEASLLKIAVHPEKRRQGFASALLQKMMASAAGEGVRTIHLEVRPSNTAAVRLYQSFGFSCQGKRRHYFADTGEDALIMSFYTRLQNGEPGEEVPL from the coding sequence GTGGCCGTAGCTGAGCAGGAAATTTTACCTTTTTCACTGCTGCCGGCAACCGGGGATCATCTGTCGTCAATCATGGCCATCGACCAGCAATCGTTCCCCGACCCATGGGGCAGACGGTTGTTTCTGGATGAACTGACGGCGCCCCATTCCCGCCTTTACTGTGCGTTGCAAAAGCAATGGAACGGTTCTATTGCGGTTTGCGGTTATATCTGTTTCCACTGCTGTCTGGATGAAGCAAGCCTGTTGAAAATTGCCGTTCACCCTGAAAAACGACGTCAGGGCTTCGCTTCTGCTCTGCTGCAAAAAATGATGGCCAGCGCGGCCGGCGAAGGGGTCAGGACGATCCACTTGGAGGTGCGGCCATCGAATACCGCAGCGGTACGCCTCTATCAGTCCTTCGGTTTCAGCTGCCAGGGAAAACGGCGCCATTATTTTGCTGATACCGGGGAAGATGCCCTAATCATGAGTTTTTATACTCGATTGCAGAACGGGGAACCAGGGGAGGAGGTGCCCCTGTGA
- a CDS encoding CBS domain-containing protein, which yields MKLANDIMTTPVITVTPETGIKELATLLTSRRISGAPVVDGEGRLLGIVTETDLLFTEKPLHIPTFFTILDSLLYFENPFKMDKEMKKLTASTVADIYTADCLTITAATPVDEIAALMIDEQKNLLPVVDEDRKVVGIISRTNMLSLIG from the coding sequence GTGAAACTGGCTAACGATATCATGACCACCCCGGTGATCACGGTTACCCCTGAAACCGGCATTAAGGAATTGGCAACCCTTTTGACCAGCAGGAGAATCAGCGGCGCACCGGTGGTTGACGGTGAGGGCAGACTGCTGGGAATCGTCACCGAGACAGATCTACTGTTTACTGAAAAACCGCTGCATATCCCGACGTTCTTTACCATCCTGGATTCGTTGCTGTACTTTGAAAACCCTTTCAAGATGGATAAGGAGATGAAAAAGCTCACCGCCAGTACCGTGGCGGACATCTATACGGCAGATTGTCTCACCATAACAGCTGCAACACCGGTGGATGAAATTGCCGCTCTGATGATCGATGAACAGAAGAACCTGCTGCCGGTTGTTGACGAGGACCGCAAGGTGGTTGGCATCATCAGTCGGACAAACATGTTGTCTTTGATCGGTTAG
- the tsaE gene encoding tRNA (adenosine(37)-N6)-threonylcarbamoyltransferase complex ATPase subunit type 1 TsaE, which translates to MSNKEQIISSSPDETIRIGEQLSCSLTKGLHIFTLHGTLGAGKTLLTKGIARGLNVGDWYYVNSPTFTLINEYEGRLPLYHFDLYRLGDSSELLEIGFEEYLQQSGVMVIEWPEKIGGWLPADRVVRIYLQITGEQQREIIIVRDPSTVNAIRKE; encoded by the coding sequence TTGTCTAATAAAGAGCAAATCATCTCCTCATCGCCGGATGAGACGATCAGGATTGGCGAGCAGCTGAGTTGCAGTCTGACGAAAGGCTTGCATATCTTCACTCTCCATGGAACCCTGGGCGCCGGCAAAACCTTGCTGACCAAGGGTATTGCCCGGGGTTTGAATGTTGGCGACTGGTACTACGTCAACAGCCCGACGTTTACGCTGATCAATGAGTATGAAGGACGTTTACCTCTGTACCATTTTGACCTTTACCGCCTGGGAGATTCTTCAGAGCTGTTGGAGATTGGTTTCGAGGAATATCTCCAACAAAGCGGGGTGATGGTCATCGAGTGGCCGGAAAAAATTGGTGGGTGGCTGCCTGCGGATCGCGTCGTCAGGATTTACCTGCAGATAACCGGCGAGCAGCAGAGAGAGATTATCATTGTCCGCGACCCATCAACTGTTAACGCTATCCGTAAAGAGTAA
- a CDS encoding HIT domain-containing protein yields the protein MSHHVIWAPWRMSYILDDNRKNCRDGCLFCRIAAENNDGDNLILFRGTHAFVLLNRYPYNNGHLMVVPYSHLNNLGKLSQDAYLELMELFRRSIDCLHDALQADGFNGGINLGKTAGAGIADHLHFHIVPRWHGDYNFMPVIGETKVMPQHLEETYNHLLPYFSAERMASS from the coding sequence ATGAGTCATCACGTTATCTGGGCGCCATGGCGCATGTCGTATATTCTTGACGACAACAGGAAAAACTGCCGTGATGGATGTCTTTTCTGCCGCATTGCCGCGGAGAACAATGACGGTGATAATCTGATTCTGTTCCGGGGCACCCACGCGTTTGTTCTGCTGAATCGCTACCCGTATAATAATGGCCACCTGATGGTCGTTCCCTACTCCCATCTCAATAACCTTGGGAAACTTTCTCAGGATGCCTACCTGGAACTTATGGAGCTTTTCCGCCGCTCCATCGATTGTCTGCATGATGCACTGCAGGCAGATGGTTTTAATGGCGGCATCAATCTTGGCAAAACAGCTGGTGCCGGGATCGCTGATCATCTGCATTTCCATATTGTTCCCCGCTGGCATGGTGATTATAATTTTATGCCGGTTATCGGGGAAACGAAAGTCATGCCCCAGCATCTGGAAGAAACCTACAACCATTTACTTCCCTATTTTTCAGCTGAAAGGATGGCGTCCTCATGA
- a CDS encoding aspartate kinase: MALVVQKYGGTSVGSIERIKHVAQRVIDTKNQGNQVVVVLSAMSGETDRLLSLAGQISPNGSELNERELDVLVSTGEQVSIALLAITVETMGEKACSFLGHQIHILTDSAFTKARIKNIDSKRISQALDEGNIVVVAGFQGIDEHGNITTLGRGGSDTSAVAVATALKADVCEIYTDVDGIYTTDPNVCRQARKLAKISYDEMLELASQGAKVLQIRSVEFAKKYGIPLHVRSSFSEVEGTIVCQEDKSMEKAVVSGVAYNKNEAKITIIGVPDRPGIAASVFSAISAKGIVVDMIIQNISEEGLTDLTFTVPKGDYHRSLAIITDICQEIGAKTVLGDEKIAKVSIVGIGMRTHANVASRMFAALARENINIMMISTSEIKVSCVIAEKYAELAVRVLHDEFELEKDPAHEEQ; the protein is encoded by the coding sequence ATGGCTCTGGTAGTACAAAAATATGGTGGCACCTCAGTCGGCTCCATTGAGAGAATCAAACATGTTGCCCAACGGGTGATCGATACAAAAAACCAAGGGAATCAGGTTGTTGTCGTTCTATCGGCCATGTCCGGAGAAACGGACCGCCTTTTGAGCCTGGCTGGCCAGATCAGCCCGAACGGCAGCGAATTGAATGAGCGGGAGTTGGATGTGCTGGTTTCAACCGGCGAACAGGTCTCTATTGCTCTGTTGGCGATAACCGTTGAAACAATGGGCGAGAAGGCCTGCTCATTTCTGGGACACCAGATACACATTCTCACCGACAGTGCGTTCACCAAGGCCCGCATTAAAAACATCGATTCAAAAAGGATCAGTCAAGCCCTGGATGAAGGAAATATCGTTGTCGTTGCCGGCTTCCAGGGCATTGATGAACACGGCAATATCACCACCTTGGGGCGGGGAGGATCCGACACCAGCGCGGTTGCCGTTGCAACCGCCCTGAAGGCGGATGTCTGTGAGATCTACACCGATGTAGACGGCATCTACACCACTGACCCGAATGTCTGTCGCCAAGCCCGCAAACTTGCCAAGATATCCTATGACGAAATGCTGGAGTTGGCCAGCCAGGGGGCCAAGGTATTGCAAATACGATCGGTGGAGTTTGCCAAAAAATACGGCATTCCACTGCATGTACGATCTAGTTTTTCTGAGGTGGAAGGCACTATTGTATGCCAGGAGGATAAATCGATGGAAAAAGCTGTTGTTTCAGGCGTTGCCTATAATAAAAATGAAGCAAAAATAACCATTATCGGCGTTCCTGATCGGCCGGGAATTGCTGCCTCGGTGTTTTCCGCCATCTCTGCCAAGGGCATTGTGGTGGACATGATTATTCAGAACATTTCGGAAGAAGGACTCACAGACCTGACCTTTACCGTCCCGAAAGGTGACTACCATCGATCACTGGCAATCATTACCGATATCTGTCAGGAAATTGGTGCCAAAACGGTTTTAGGAGATGAAAAAATTGCCAAAGTATCCATTGTCGGCATTGGCATGCGAACCCATGCTAATGTCGCCTCAAGGATGTTCGCGGCTCTGGCACGGGAAAACATTAACATTATGATGATCAGTACGTCAGAAATAAAGGTCTCTTGTGTCATTGCGGAAAAATATGCCGAGTTGGCAGTCAGGGTACTCCATGATGAATTTGAACTGGAAAAGGATCCCGCCCATGAGGAGCAGTAG